The DNA sequence AACGAAGTAGCTTCGGAGTAAATCCTTGGTGCTTTCCCAGAAGTCGGCGGGCACCTTGGCGTTGATACCCTGATCGCCCAGAATAGCGAATTTCCGGTCGGCATGGGCCAGATAGAACAGTACCCCGTTCCGGGCTTTCGTCTGGTGCATACCCAGCCGGGCAAACACCTCGATAGCGCGCTGAACGGGATCGGCAGTGGAGCATTTGGGCTCAACGTGTACACGGATTTCACCCGATGTGGCTGTTTCGGCCTGCCGGATGGCGTCTACAATACGCTGTTGTTGGTCGGGAGTGAATGGAGACATGCACAAGTGACCGGGTCGCCGGTACGGTGATGGATCACGGGCGATGAATACCTATTCGGTACCCATCGCCCGTCAGAACTAAAATTGTACCGTTGGTGCGCTCTGGGCTGCCTGCGATGCTTCGAAAAGCCCTTTGCGGCTAAAGCCGAAAATGCCGGCGAAAATATTGTTCGGGAATGACCGTACCGACTGGTTGTAGCTGGTTGCTACGCCGTTGAAATCGTTACGGGCTACGGTAATCCGGTTTTCAGTCCCCTCCAGCTGTGCCTGTAATTCCGAGAAGTTCTGCGTAGCGCGGAGTTGCGGGTAGCTTTCCGCAACAGCCAGCAGCCGCGACAGCGAACCGCTCAATTGGTCCTGGGCTGCCTGAAACTTCTGAATATTCTCGGGGGTCAGTTGATCGGCGTTCAGGTTAATACCCGTTGCGCTGGCCCGTGCCTGAATAACGGCGGTCAGTGTGCTCTTCTCAAAATTAGCCGCGCCCTGCACCGTCCGGACAAGGTTGGGAATAAGGTCGGCCCGGCGCTGGTACTGAGTCTGTACATTGGCCCACGACTTTTCAACCTGCGTATCTTTTTCAACGAGGCCGTTATAGGAACTACAGCCGTACATACCTAAGGCAATGGCAATAACGACTACGATTATTAAGGTTCTTGACATGGTTTGTTCAGA is a window from the Spirosoma rigui genome containing:
- a CDS encoding TPM domain-containing protein; this encodes MSPFTPDQQQRIVDAIRQAETATSGEIRVHVEPKCSTADPVQRAIEVFARLGMHQTKARNGVLFYLAHADRKFAILGDQGINAKVPADFWESTKDLLRSYFVNGEYAEGLSLGIERAGQQLRQYFPYDGVTDINELADDISFD
- a CDS encoding LemA family protein, which translates into the protein MSRTLIIVVVIAIALGMYGCSSYNGLVEKDTQVEKSWANVQTQYQRRADLIPNLVRTVQGAANFEKSTLTAVIQARASATGINLNADQLTPENIQKFQAAQDQLSGSLSRLLAVAESYPQLRATQNFSELQAQLEGTENRITVARNDFNGVATSYNQSVRSFPNNIFAGIFGFSRKGLFEASQAAQSAPTVQF